In a genomic window of Babylonia areolata isolate BAREFJ2019XMU chromosome 3, ASM4173473v1, whole genome shotgun sequence:
- the LOC143280319 gene encoding uncharacterized protein LOC143280319 — MPDRSADVTLSVTVTVGLTSEIGGHGSARAEVGRNERAGHVKNVPKGGTLEPCTKLNRYCVSPAVCNKATKSCVCPVGTFGNGLIDCVDNGFSNCVIVEDPKITQFPGSNGALYLPCRKRLAKFVVGVADSDLLCRFTVFGLSELASGGRVFENEVEVELSLGRLAPVAGQTQGKFVAVSTIYFRINEEDGVLWTIAETGWLSNGMDWAETPWQDDVTVAFGNVTIVVTFDSDNVMSWRVPACDVTFKFRPVARRENPQTRVPGISITAPPRASFSDAQCQFPNVLCATPDDDENFLEQAATSLGLTVNQYLMYASLRYAPKQTRGSYKFECYLVCNLFKTKCSPDRQLQAIRICASLLTKRRTLTCIQQLQTSYNAMDLFEKCVHFVCRNEYYACQSLLKFTKRCPKAMKLKNLDCGPHPFRRI; from the exons GAGGACA TGGCAGTGCGAGAGCAGAGGTCGGACGGAATGAGAGGGcagggcacgtgaaaaacgtgccAAAAGGCG GTACCCTGGAGCCCTGTACCAAACTGAACCGTTACTGCGTGTCGCCCGCTGTGTGCAACAAGGCGACGAAATCTTGCGTGTGTCCTGTGGGCACATTTGGCAATGGCCTTATTGACTGTGTGGACAACG GTTTCAGTAACTGCGTGATCGTGGAGGATCCAAAGATAACGCAGTTTCCCGGCAGCAATGGAGCCCTCTATCTGCCTTGCCGAAAACGTCTGGCCAA GTTTGTGGTGGGAGTGGCGGATTCCGATCTCCTCTGTCGGTTCACGGTGTTCGGACTGAGTGAGCTGGCGTCCGGAGGCCGAGTGTTTGAAAACGAGGTGGAGGTGGAACTGTCGCTGGGCAGATTGGCTCCCGTGGCAGGACAGACCCAGGGCAAATTTGTGGCTGTCAGCACCATCTACTTCAGGATCAACGAGGAAGATGGGGTGCTGTGG ACGATAGCGGAAACGGGGTGGCTGTCCAACGGCATGGACTGGGCAGAAACTCCCTGGCAGGATGACGTCACGGTAGCGTTCGGCAACGTCACCATTGTCGTCACCTTCGACAGCGACAATGTCATGAGCTGGCGTGTGCCGGCCTGTGACGTCACGTTCAAGTTCCGGCCCGTCGCTCGGCGGGAGAACCCCCAGACGAGAGTTCCAGGAATCTCCATcacg GCTCCTCCCAGGGCCTCGTTCAGTGACGCCCAGTGCCAGTTTCCCAACGTGCTGTGTGCCACGCCCGATGATGACGAGAACTTTCTGGAACAGGCGGCCACGAGTCTGGGCCTGACTGTTAACCAGTACCTCATGTACGCATCGCTCCGATACGCCCCCAAACAGACCAG GGGATCGTACAAATTTGAATGCTACCTGGTCTGCAACCTGTTCAAGACCAAGTGCTCCCCGGACAGGCAGCTGCAGGCGATCCGTATCTGTGCTTCTCTGCTGACCAAGCGCAGGACCCTGACCTGCATACAGCAGCTGCAGACATCCTACAACGCCATGGACCTCTTCGAGAAGTGCGTGCACTTCGTCTGCCGGAACGAGTACTACGCTTGCCAGAGCCTGCTCAAGTTCACCAAGCGCTGCCCAAAGGCCATGAAGCTGAAGAACCTGGACTGCGGCCCTCACCCTTTCCGGCGGATCTAG